The DNA window CGTGATCGTCGTCTCCTGCCCGCCGTGCTGCGTGGCCGTCGAGGCGAAAACGCTGCCGACCTTGCCGACCAGCGCGCCCTTCACCCACAGGCCGCCGGTCTGGTCGAGGAAATTGCGCATCTGGGCGGCCATATTGCCGTAGCGGGTCGGCGTGCCGAAGATGATGGCGTCGTAGTCGCCGAGCTCATTCGGGCTGGCGACCGGCGCCTCCTGGTCGATCTTCATGCCCGACTTGCGGGCGATCTCCTCCGGCACCAGCTCGGGCACGCGCTTGACCGTCACCTCGGCGCCCGCGACCGAGCGGGCACCCTCCGCGACGGCCCGGGCCATTGTCTCGATATGGCCGTAGGAGGAGTAGTAGAGGACCAGGATCTTGGCCATGGCGCACCTTCCGTTTCGTAAGGATTATGCAACGAACAAGGCGCGGGAGGGGTTGTTCCGGATTTATCCGCCGCCCCCTCCGTCCGGAGGGCTCGCGCGGCCGGATATGCCTTTAAGGAAGGATGCCGCTCTGCGGTGCGATGTCGGCTCACGCGCGTCCCCGGGGCGCGATGGCCAAACGCCTTTCCGGAAGGAGATTCCATGATCGTTCGATTGCTCGTGATGGCCGGCCTTGCGGGCGCCTCCCTGGCGGCCGGCACTTCGGCGATGGCTCAGTCCATGCCCCTCGGTCCGATGATGAACGCTGCCGGCCGCGCCCAGCAGGCGGGCACCCCGGCCTCGAGCCCCGAACCCGGCCGGGTCATCGGCAGCGGGCCCGGACAAGGTCGTGCCCTGCCGTCCCGCCCGGCTTCCTCGCGGCCCTTCAGCGACAAGCCGGCGCGGCGGAAGCACCCCGTCAACATATCCCGCGACAACGGCTGACGATCAGACGGGAAAGCCGCTGCCGCGCGGCGACCGCCTGCCGAACCACCGACAGGCTGGTCGCAGGTGTCAACCGACCCGCACCCAGCCGTGCGCCATGAGCCGCTCCTGCGGCTTGAAACGGGCCTTGTAGCCCATCTTCTTCGAGCCCTCGACCCAGTAGCCGAGATAGAGATAGGGCAGGCCCATCGCCTTCGCGCGGCGGATGTGGTCGAGGATCATGAAGGTGCCGAGGCTGTGGTCCTGCATCTCCGGATCGTAGAACGAGTAGACCATGGAGAGGCCGTCGCTCATCTCGTCGGTGAGGCTCACCGCGATGAGGTCGCCCGCGCCGCGCCCCGTGAGGGCGCTGTCGATCCCCCGCCGGCGGTATTCGATCACCTTCGTGTCCACGTGGCTGTCCTCGACCATCATGGAATAATCGAGCACCGTCATGTCGGCCATGCCGCCGTCGGAGTGGCGCGTGTCCACGTAGCGGCGGAAGAGCGAATACTGCTCCGAGGACGGACGGTTGGGCAGGGGCTGGCCGATCAGATCGGCATTGTCCTTGAGGACGCGCCGCAGGTTCCCGGAGGGCTCGAAATCGTCGACCACCACGCGCACCGACACGCAGGCCCGGCACGCGTCGCAGGCGGGCCGGTAGGCGATCGTCTGGGATCGCCGGAAGCCGCCTTGAGTGAGAATCTCATTCAGCTCCCGGCCGCGTCGTCCCACGATGTGCGTGAAGACCTTGCGCTCCTCCTTGCCCGGCAGGTAGGGGCATGCGGACGGGGAGGTGAGATAGAATTGCGGTGCGTCGCGGGGCTGGCTCGTCAATCGGGAAAGCCTTGTGGAGAAACCTTGAGCGCTTCATCAACGCCCAAGGATAACATTGGTGTCCGGGCCGTCCAGGAAAAGAGGGCGAATGTCACAGGCGTTTGATGTCGCGCGGCTCCTGCGCGCTTCATGTTTCCCTTCGATGTCATCAACGGCCTTGTGCCGGTGATCCCGATCATGTCGAGCGCCGTACCCCGGACGATCGGGATGGCCGGGACAAGCCCGGCCATGACGTGGCAGGTTCGATGCGCTTCCGTCCCTGTCTTAAGCCCGCACCACCATCATGCCCGTGAGCAGGTCGCGGATGAAGCGGCGGTCGTCGCGCACGAAGCCGACGAGCACGTCGCAGGCCCAGAGCAGGAAGGTCGAGACCGCCACGTAGAAGAACAGCGCGTGCACGGCGGCGGCGAGCGGCGAGGCGCCCCGGCCGGTGCGCGGGTCGATCACGCGAAGCCCCATGTACCGCATGCCGACCGTCGCCTGCGAGGAGCCCCCGATGGTGACCGCGTTGTACACGATGAAGATCAGCGCCGTGAGCGGCAGGGCGAAGAACAGCCCCCAGCCGAGGCCGAGCGTGATGATCCCGAGGAAGAAGATCCCAATGGAGATCAGCACGACCCAGAGGGCGATGACGACGAGGTCGATCAGGTAGGCCCAGAAGCGCCGGGAGATCACGCCTTCCGTCAGACGGGTGTCGAGCTCGTAGGACGGATAGTTCAGCGTCGGCGGGTAAGGTCGGTTGACCATCGTTCTCTCCTCAGAAGGCGGCCTCGGGCAGGCTGCGGGACTCGATCCGCTGCGGGGCGAGTCCCTCCGCCGCCAGCGCCTCGAACACCTCCAATGTATGTTGTCTGTCGCGCGTTTCGATAGTGATGTCGATGGAAACGCCCTTGGCCGGCACGTCCAGGAACAGGCGGCCGTGCGAAACCTCCAGGATGTTGGCCCCGAGGCTCCCCAGAAGGCTCGCCACGCGGCCGAGCAGTCCCGGCCTGTCGTTCGACGTGATGCGGAACGACGTGATGCGGTCGTCCCGCTCCAGTTCGCGCACCATCACGGAGGCGAGGATCCGCGCGTCGATGTTGCCGCCGCAGAGCACGAGGCCGACCCGCTTGCCCTTGAACAGCTCGGGCTGCGCCATCATGGCGGCGAGGCCCGCCGCGCCCGCACCCTCGGCCATCGTCCGCTGGAGGGTCGCATAGGCGTTGACGGCGCGCTCGATCAGCGGCTCCTCGACCGGGATGATGGTGGACACCAGATCGCGCACGATGGGCAGGGGGAGCTGGCCCACGGTCTTGACCGCGATGCCTTCGGCCAGCGTGGCGCCCCCGATGGGGCGGTGCTCGCCGAGGATCGCATTGCGGAAGGACGGGTAGAGGGCCGCCTCCACGCCGACGATCTCGATGCCGGGCCGGAGCGCCTTCGCGGCCACCGCGATTCCCGAGATCAGCCCGCCGCCCCCGATGGGGACCACGATCTGGTCGAGATCGGGCGCGTCGGCGAGCATCTCGAGCGCGATGGTGCCCTGGCCGGCCATGACCTTGGGATCGTCGTAGGGATGGACGAAGACCAGGCCCTCCTGGTCGGCGATCTCGCGGGCGCGGGCGGCCGATTCGTAGAGCGTCTCGCCCTCCAGGATGACCCGCGCCCCGTAGGAGCGGGTGTTCTCGGCCTTCACCAGGGGCGTGCCCTCCGGCATCACGATGGTGGCCGGGATGCCGAGGCGGCGCGCGTGATAGGCGACCGCCTGGGCGTGGTTGCCGGCCGACATGGCGATGACGCCGCGGCGGCGCTCGTCCGGATCGAGGCTCTCGAGCTTGGTGGCGGCGCCGCGCTCCTTGAAGGAGCCGGTGGGCTGCATGTTCTCGTGCTTCACGCAAACGGTCGCGCCGGTGAGCTGCGACAGGCGCGGGGCGGGCACCAGGGGCGTGCGCAGGACCTGACCCCGGATCGTCTCCGCCGCGCGCTCCACGTCCTCGATGGTGATGGCGTACTCGGCCACGTTGTCCTCCGAAAATCTCATTATACGCCCTTAGACGGGCCTTGGTGTCGGATCCCTGAATCCCAGCAGGCCACCGGGCCGAAAGACCAGGAACACGACCAGGGCCACGTAGAGGGCCATGTCGCGCGCCTCGATGGGGAGATACGCCGACCAGAGGGTCTCGAACAAGCCCACGGCGAATCCGCCGAGCATCGCGCCGGGGATCGACCCGATGCCGCCGATGATCGCCGCGATCAGGGCCTTGAGGCCGTACTGGAAGCCGCCGGCGAAGCCCAGGCCGCCGTATTGCGCGACGATCAGCATGCCGGACAGGCCCGCCATGGCGCCGGCGAGCGCCAGCGTCTGGACGAGAAGCCGTGGGCCATCGACGCCCATGAGCGCCGCCGCCTTGGGGTCGTCCGCATAGGCCCGCCAGGACCGGCCGAACCGCGTCGCCTGCACGAGCCAGAGGAGGGCGAGAGCCGCCACGAGGCCGATTCCGGCCGTGATCACGGTGATCGGCGTCAGGCTGACGATGAACTCGCCCGCGCGCACGAGGGGCCAGGCCTGGGACCAGATCGGCGGCAGCCAGACCGTCACCGGGCTCTGCACGAGGCGCAGGTATTCCATCAGGAAGAGCGAAAATCCGACCGTGGCGATCAGGCTCGGCTGCGGGCTGGCACTGACGACGCGTCCGATGGTGAAGTAGCCCCCGACCGCGCTGTGGATGGCGCCGGCGAAGAGAGCGGCGGCGAGCCCCGCTGCGAGGCCGAGCACCGGGGAGCTGGCGCCGAAGCCGAGCACCACCGAGGCGCCCGCGATGGTCGCGGCCGAACCGACCGCCGCCAGCTCGCCGAAGGCCAGGTTGATCCGCCCGCTCAGCCCGAACACCAGGGCGAAGGCCACCGACAGCAGGGCGTAGATGGCCGTTCGCGGCAGGCTCACCAGGATCTGCTGCAGCCAATAGGCGGCACCCTCGGGGATCTCGATCACGTTGGCGCCGAGCGGGCTGCCCGGATCGCCGGCCGAGCCCTCCGGGGTGTCGAGATAATAGCGCTTGAGCAGGTAGAGGCTGGCGCCGGACAAGGGGCCTTCCTCGGTGGCGAGGCCCTCCAGCTCCGCCTTCTTGGCCGACAGCCCTTCGGCCACGAACTGGCAGATCGCGAAGCGCTGGAGAATCGGCCGGTCGGGAAACTGCGCCAGATACTCGACCCGCAGGCTCCGCGGAGCGGGCCCCGCCTGGATCCGCTCGACGGTGATCGCCGCGCCGGGATTGAGCGCCGGCAGGACCGAGCGGCAGACCCGCGCCTGCTCGGCGTCGGTGGAGATTCCGCAGGCAGAGAGAAGGCAGAGGCCGAGCAGGAGGGAGGCGAGGCGGGCCAGATTCAGGAAGGGTGTGAAGAGCGGGAGGATCCTGCGGCTCTCATCCGGAACGTGCTCCCGGCAGTCGTGTTCTCCCGTCATGGCCGGGCTTGTCCCGGCCATCCCGATTGTTTGAAACCCTGCGCTCTTCGCATCGAGATCACCGGCACAAGGCCGGTGATGACATGGCAGGGATCGTTGCCGGACCTCATCGGTCACGCTCACGTCCTGAGCCAGTCTCTGAGACGCCTTGAGCCCGACACGGAACGCCCCCCGGATGTGACGGGCGATCAGCCCTGGTTCTTCAGCTTTTCCGCGACCCTCGGGGCGAAATAGGTCAGGATGCCGTCCGCGCCGGCACGCTTGAAGGCCAGGAGGCTTTCCATCATCGCCCGTTCTCCGTCGATCCAGCCGTTTCCGGCCGCGGCCTGGATCATGGCATACTCGCCGGAGACCTGGTAGGCGAAGGTCGGAACGGCGAAATTGTCCTTCACCCGGCGCACGATGTCGAGATAGGGCATGCCGGGCTTCACCATGATCATGTCGGCCCCCTCCTCGAGATCCAGCGCCACCTCGCGCAGGGCCTCGTCGGAATTGGCCGGGTCCATCTGGTAGGT is part of the Microvirga terrae genome and encodes:
- the wrbA gene encoding NAD(P)H:quinone oxidoreductase, coding for MAKILVLYYSSYGHIETMARAVAEGARSVAGAEVTVKRVPELVPEEIARKSGMKIDQEAPVASPNELGDYDAIIFGTPTRYGNMAAQMRNFLDQTGGLWVKGALVGKVGSVFASTATQHGGQETTITSFHTTLLHHGMVIVGLPYSYPGQTKMDEVTGGTPYGATTLAGGDGSRQPSENELGGARFQGRHVAEIAARLERGAGERGPVPPDLDNPTETTGGTEGGLEGSGM
- a CDS encoding arginyltransferase, whose translation is MTSQPRDAPQFYLTSPSACPYLPGKEERKVFTHIVGRRGRELNEILTQGGFRRSQTIAYRPACDACRACVSVRVVVDDFEPSGNLRRVLKDNADLIGQPLPNRPSSEQYSLFRRYVDTRHSDGGMADMTVLDYSMMVEDSHVDTKVIEYRRRGIDSALTGRGAGDLIAVSLTDEMSDGLSMVYSFYDPEMQDHSLGTFMILDHIRRAKAMGLPYLYLGYWVEGSKKMGYKARFKPQERLMAHGWVRVG
- a CDS encoding RDD family protein is translated as MVNRPYPPTLNYPSYELDTRLTEGVISRRFWAYLIDLVVIALWVVLISIGIFFLGIITLGLGWGLFFALPLTALIFIVYNAVTIGGSSQATVGMRYMGLRVIDPRTGRGASPLAAAVHALFFYVAVSTFLLWACDVLVGFVRDDRRFIRDLLTGMMVVRA
- a CDS encoding threonine ammonia-lyase; this translates as MRFSEDNVAEYAITIEDVERAAETIRGQVLRTPLVPAPRLSQLTGATVCVKHENMQPTGSFKERGAATKLESLDPDERRRGVIAMSAGNHAQAVAYHARRLGIPATIVMPEGTPLVKAENTRSYGARVILEGETLYESAARAREIADQEGLVFVHPYDDPKVMAGQGTIALEMLADAPDLDQIVVPIGGGGLISGIAVAAKALRPGIEIVGVEAALYPSFRNAILGEHRPIGGATLAEGIAVKTVGQLPLPIVRDLVSTIIPVEEPLIERAVNAYATLQRTMAEGAGAAGLAAMMAQPELFKGKRVGLVLCGGNIDARILASVMVRELERDDRITSFRITSNDRPGLLGRVASLLGSLGANILEVSHGRLFLDVPAKGVSIDITIETRDRQHTLEVFEALAAEGLAPQRIESRSLPEAAF
- a CDS encoding branched-chain amino acid ABC transporter permease; its protein translation is MTGEHDCREHVPDESRRILPLFTPFLNLARLASLLLGLCLLSACGISTDAEQARVCRSVLPALNPGAAITVERIQAGPAPRSLRVEYLAQFPDRPILQRFAICQFVAEGLSAKKAELEGLATEEGPLSGASLYLLKRYYLDTPEGSAGDPGSPLGANVIEIPEGAAYWLQQILVSLPRTAIYALLSVAFALVFGLSGRINLAFGELAAVGSAATIAGASVVLGFGASSPVLGLAAGLAAALFAGAIHSAVGGYFTIGRVVSASPQPSLIATVGFSLFLMEYLRLVQSPVTVWLPPIWSQAWPLVRAGEFIVSLTPITVITAGIGLVAALALLWLVQATRFGRSWRAYADDPKAAALMGVDGPRLLVQTLALAGAMAGLSGMLIVAQYGGLGFAGGFQYGLKALIAAIIGGIGSIPGAMLGGFAVGLFETLWSAYLPIEARDMALYVALVVFLVFRPGGLLGFRDPTPRPV